In the genome of Hydractinia symbiolongicarpus strain clone_291-10 chromosome 5, HSymV2.1, whole genome shotgun sequence, one region contains:
- the LOC130644381 gene encoding metabotropic glutamate receptor 8-like, whose amino-acid sequence MVGFVISLCFLSLTLLVEVEGVEKCNYVSRIRSGKSDYYVTGLFPMYNTAPSRYNSNGLQYSEVIKYTLNLANKNSSYKIGYVFYDTCGEAQLDITTEIITDMLLGDSFYFWQKNTTSEIDMRSNKEGTCYCQSESYGSRHLGIVGPASSSVSRKTSNFLSNEKLQIISYGSTSPTLSDKIDYPNFMRTIPSDTFQVQVIIDLILHFNWTYISIVASDNSYGRDGTDKLLELFKKHNICVGVQIFFGVPYSDVEIKKVVKTLLDSSTAAEVIVLFALSTPSKMLFDHASNLKLFKKTWILTEGVTGRKIWSDEIEPNVLTGAFAITPYTGSDNGFENYFWNLSYAEADENPYLKIFFNIHGINSTNSENVTLKDFKSKFKGDKIGNTRNAIVAYIVALEEFIKDQCEFENCTSLPSLSNRELFNEKYVQPVAFTGLLGETVTFDENGDITTAVYKIQNMQRKDNSFVLHPIAEWTQKKGLTIDVQRVVWATHVKPRSQCSDTCKPGFYTLYDKSKPCCWDCVKCQKGLVKIGHGHGNCTSCPKNSVADNGKKCVKLELYNHRIASNNGVIMLSLSVFGMISSCFVLFTFLKYRNRVIIRSGNTRFSIIQIVMQLLLFCSLLLVFAEITDAICAIKLYLNGLLLVITFSIILIKAELLLRIFNAKFRINKTHARVTTSMEFGIVACATLTFSLIQIILYQERPIVVKEIFDFANKRKEITCDFDMHLSATVIYLILLSLICGFQAFRARKLPDIFNEGSFIMYAVFVSSVNMVLIIFLTQYAQDATTKTFVRFIFIFSTNFFLLSVMFGYKVWVIWFQTESTQSERRHTMTFDSTLEGLDYKTVGTPRVYNNRSFIESPESSTINE is encoded by the coding sequence ATGGTTGGATTTGTGATCTCACTTTGCTTCTTATCGCTAACTTTATTAGTGGaagttgaaggagtagaaaaATGTAACTACGTCAGCAGAATTAGGAGTGGGAAGTCTGATTATTACGTGACAGGTTTGTTCCCGATGTACAACACAGCCCCTTCCAGAtataattcaaacggattacAATACTCTGAAGTTATAAAATATACGTTAAACTTAGCAAACAAAAATTCCTCATATAAAATTGGTTATGTGTTTTACGACACGTGTGGGGAAGCGCAGCTAGATATTACCACTGAAATCATAACAGATATGCTGCTCGGAGATTCGTTTTATTTCTGgcaaaaaaacacaacatcaGAAATTGACATGCGTTCAAATAAAGAAGGTACGTGCTACTGCCAATCAGAATCGTACGGAAGCCGCCATCTTGGTATAGTGGGACCGGCGTCATCATCAGTTTCGAGAAAAACTAGCAACTTTTTGTCTAATGAAAAGTTGCAGATTATTAGCTATGGTTCAACAAGCCCAACTCTTAGCGATAAAATTGACTATCCTAACTTCATGAGAACTATACCAAGTGATACCTTTCAAGTGCAAGTCATAATCGATCtaattttacattttaactGGACATATATATCTATCGTAGCTTCTGATAATTCTTACGGACGAGACGGTACAGATAAACTTcttgagctttttaaaaaacacaacatcTGTGTTGGCGTGCAAATATTCTTTGGTGTCCCGTATAGCGACGTTGAAATTAAAAAGGTTGTTAAAACCTTACTGGATAGTTCTACGGCAGCCGAAGTGATTGTTTTGTTTGCATTATCAACCCCAAGTAAAATGCTTTTTGATCACGCTtcgaatttaaaattatttaaaaaaacttggatTTTGACTGAAGGAGTAACCGGTCGAAAAATATGGAGCGATGAGATCGAACCAAATGTTCTGACCGGAGcttttgccattacaccatacACTGGTAGTGACAACGggtttgaaaattatttttggaaCTTATCTTACGCTGAAGCAGATGAAAATCCGTACCTGAAGATATTCTTTAACATTCATGGAATTAATTCAACGAATTCAGAAAACGTAactttaaaagattttaaatcgAAGTTTAAAGGAGATAAAATAGGAAACACTCGTAACGCCATTGTAGCATATATAGTGGCGCTAGAAGAATTCATAAAAGATCAATGCGAATTCGAAAATTGCACATCTTTACCTTCTCTATCAAATCGAGAGTTGTTTAATGAAAAGTATGTCCAGCCAGTAGCCTTTACCGGATTGCTTGGAGAGACGGTGACCTTTGATGAGAATGGAGATATCACCACAGCAGTgtacaaaatacaaaatatgcAACGGAAAGACAATAGTTTTGTTTTACATCCAATAGCAGAATGGACGCAGAAGAAAGGATTAACAATCGATGTACAACGTGTGGTATGGGCAACCCATGTTAAACCAAGATCACAATGTTCTGATACATGCAAACCGGGATTTTATACGCTGTACGACAAAAGCAAACCATGTTGTTGGGACTgtgtaaaatgtcaaaaaggcttAGTAAAAATTGGTCACGGCCATGGAAATTGTACTTCCTGTCCGAAAAACAGTGTGGCTGATAATGGCAAAAAATGCGTAAAATTAGAACTTTATAACCACAGAATAGCATCTAATAATGGAGTGATTATGCTGTCTCTATCAGTATTCGGCATGATTTCAAGTTGTTTtgtattgtttacatttttaaaatacagaaaTAGAGTTATCATACGGTCTGGAAACACAAGGTTCTCCATCATCCAGATTGTCATGCAGTTACTGTTGTTTTGCTCACTTCTGCTTGTCTTTGCGGAGATAACAGACGCAATATGTGCAATAAAATTGTACTTAAATGGTTTACTACTTGTTATCACATTCTCCATCATACTCATCAAAGCGGAGTTATTACtacgaatatttaacgcaaAATTTCGAATTAATAAAACTCACGCACGTGTTACAACGTCAATGGAATTTGGAATAGTAGCATGTGCAACtttaacattctctttaattcaGATTATTTTATACCAAGAACGACCTATCGtagttaaagaaatttttgatttcGCAAATAAACGCAAAGAAATCACATGTGACTTTGACATGCATTTGTCAGCCACAGTGATTTACTTAATACTGTTGTCCTTAATATGTGGCTTTCAAGCCTTCCGAGCGCGAAAATTACCGGATATATTTAACGAAGGGAGCTTTATCATGTATGCTGTGTTTGTATCTAGTGTAAACatggttttaattatttttctcacACAGTATGCACAGGACGCAACTACAAAGACGTTCGtgagatttatttttattttctccaCGAACTTCTTTCTTCTAAGTGTTATGTTTGGATACAAGGTATGGGTCATTTGGTTTCAAACTGAAAGTACGCAGAGTGAACGTCGCCACACGATGACATTCGACAGTACATTAGAAGGTTTAGATTACAAGACTGTAGGCACACCAAGAGTTTACAACAATCGATCCTTTATTGAATCTCCTGAATCTTCGACGATAAACGAATAG